A single Balaenoptera ricei isolate mBalRic1 chromosome 13, mBalRic1.hap2, whole genome shotgun sequence DNA region contains:
- the LMAN2L gene encoding VIP36-like protein isoform X3 gives MQPGPVFGNMDKFVGLGVFVDTYPNEEKQQEAQKRRYSPGVQRVFPYISAMVNNGSLSYDHERDGRPTELGGCTAIVRNLHYDTFLVIRYIKRHLTIMMDIDGKHEWRDCIEVPGVRLPRGYYFGTSSITGDLSDNHDVISLKLFELTVERTPEEEKLHRDVFLPSVDNMKLPEMTAPLPPLSGLALFLIVFFSLVFSVFAIVIGLILYNKWQDQSRKRFY, from the exons ATGCAGCCAG gGCCTGTGTTTGGAAACATGGACAAATTTGTGGGGCTGGGAGTATTTGTAGACACGTATCCCAATGAGGAGAAGCAGCAAGAG GCCCAGAAGAGGCGATATTCTCCCGGAGTCCAG CGGGTTTTCCCCTACATCTCAGCCATGGTGAACAATGGCTCCCTCAGCTATGATCACGAGCGGGACGGGCGGCCTACAGAGCTGGGGGGCTGTACGGCCATTGTCCGCAATCTCCATTATGACACCTTCCTTGTGATTCGCTATATCAAGAGGCATTTGACG ATAATGATGGACATCGATGGCAAGCATGAGTGGAGGGACTGCATAGAGGTGCCCGGTGTCCGCCTGCCCCGCGGCTACTACTTCGGCACCTCCTCCATCACTGGGGATCTCTCGG acAACCATGACGTCATTTCCCTGAAGTTGTTTGAGCTGACGGTGGAGAGAACCCCAGAAGAGGAGAAGCTGCATCGAGATGTGTTCCTGCCCTCGGTGGACAACATGAAACTGCCCGAGA TGACAGCCCCGCTGCCGCCCCTGAGTGGCCTGGCCCTCTTTCTCATCGTCTTTTTCTCTTTGGTGTTTTCCGTATTTGCCATTGTCATTGGGCTCATACTCTACAACAAATGGCAGGATCAGAGCCGAAAGCGCTTCTACTGA